The DNA segment CAGTCGCTCGGGCCGAGTGGGAAGAGCGCTTTGCCAAATTGTCAGGCACCAAGCAGGCTGAATTCACCCGCCGCATGACAGGGCAAGCCCCGAAAAAGCTGGAAGCCGCCATTCGCGCGCTGAAAAAGCAAATTTCGGAAAGCGCGCCCAAAGTCGCCACGCGCAAATCGTCGGAAATGGTGCTGGAAGTCGTGAATGAGGTCATGCCCGAAACGATTGGCGGTTCAGCAGACCTGACCGGCTCCAACAACACAAAAACCAGTAGCTTGGGGATCTTCACTGCCGAAGATCGCAAGGGCCGTTATGTCTATTACGGCATCCGCGAACATGGGATGGCGGCGGCGATGAACGGCTTGGCGCTGCATGGGGGGCTGAAGCCCTATGGCGGCACATTCCTGTGTTTCACCGATTATGCGCGCGGCGCAATGCGTCTGTCTGCGCTGATGGGCGTTCCTGTCACCTATGTCATGACGCACGATTCTATCGGGCTTGGCGAAGATGGCCCGACCCACCAGCCGGTCGAGCATCTGGCCATGCTGCGCGCCACACCCAACACGCATGTGTTCCGCCCTTGCGACACGGTCGAGACGGCAGAGGCATGGGAACTGGCCCTGACAAGCGCGCGCACCCCGTCTGTTCTGGCATTGACGCGCCAGAACCTGCCGACCTACCGCGTTGAGCACAAGGTCAAGAACCTGACCGCGCAAGGCGCCTATGTTCTGGCCGAAGCGACAGGCAAGCGTCAGGCAATCCTGATGGCGACCGGCTCGGAAGTCGAAATCGCAATGGACGCGCGCGAGATACTAGAGGCCGAGGGGATTGGCACGCGGGTTGTATCCTTCCCCTGCTGGGAATTGTTCGAGGACCAGCCAGAGGCCTATCGCCGCAAGGTTCTGCCCGCAGGGCCGGTTCGCGTTGCGATTGAGGCGGGTATTCGCTTTGGCTGGGATCGCTGGCTGTTCGGCGAACGCGGACGGCGCGAGAAGTCGGGTTTTGTGGGGATGCATGATTTCGGGGCATCCGCGCCCGCGCCAGAACTGTACAAGCACTTTGGCATCACGGCTCAGGCCACCGCAGATAAAGTCAAATCATTGCTCTAAGGCACTGCCGGGCTGGTCCCGGCAGCATTGCCCCACTGGGCAAGGGCAGCCAGACAAAAAAAGTGCCGGGCGATTTGCCCGGCACTTTTTTCATTCAGGGACAGACTGGTTTAGTGCGGTGTCACGCCGCGCAACCGCTCGCCACGACGACGCAGCAATTCCACCACTGTCAGAAGTGCAATCGAGATCATCACCAGAATTGTGGCCACCGCCAGAATTGTCGGGCTGATATCTTCGCGGATACCCGACCACATCTCGCGCGGGATCGTCCGTTGCTCCACACCGGCGACAAACAGAACCACCACAATCTCGTCAAAGGAAGTGATGAAGGCGAACAATGCACCAGATACGACACCGGGCAGGATCAGTGGCATTGTGATCTTGAAGAAGGTCCGCGTTGGCGAGGCACCCAAATTGGCCGCAGCGCGGATCAGGGATTGATCGAACCCGACCAGCGTCGCGGTCACCGTGATGACAACAAAAGGTGTGCCAAGTGCTGCGTGCGCCAGCACAACCCCCAGATACGTCTGCGCGATGTTGATCGACGAGAAGAAGAAGAACATCCCCGCCGCCGAAATGATCAGAGGCACGATCATGGGCGAGATCAGAATGCCCATAATCAGCCCCTTGGCCGGCATTTCCGAACGTGACAACCCAAGCGCTGCCAATGTCCCCAACGTTGTGGACACGAGTGTCGCCGCGATCCCGATGCTGAAGGAATTGCGGATCGACCGCATCCAGCTTTCGGACCCTAGAAAGTCACGATACCAGCGCAAGGAATAGCCGTCCGGGTTCAAGGTCAGCATTTCACGTGTGAACGTGAAGAAGGGCTGCGCGTTGAAACTCAGCGGGATCATGATCAGGATCGGCGCCAGCAGAAAGAAGAAGATCGAGTAGCAGATCACCCGAAAGGTGTAATGCCAGATCTTGTCCTTGGTGGTGTAATAGGCGGGCATGGACATATGCGTTCTCCCTTACCCGAATTTCAGGCTGTCAGTGCCGACAAGCCGGTTAAAGAGCCAATACAGGATCAACACACCAACCAGCAGCATACTGCCAAGCGCAGCAGCAAGGCCCCAGTTCAACGATTGCTGGATGTGGCGGGCGATTTCATTCGAGATCATGCGACCAGACTGACCACCGACCAGCGCGGGCGTGATGTAATAGCCAATCGAGATGATGAAGACCAGAACACCCCCTGCCCCGATCCCCGGCAATGTTTGCGGGAAATACACGCGGCGGAATGCCGTCCAAGGTCGTGCACCAAGGCTTTTAGCCGCGCGCATATATGATGGCGGGATGGTGCGCATTACCGAGTATAGCGGTAACACCATGAAGGGCAGCAGGATATGCGTCATCGCAATGATGGTCCCAGTCTGATTGTATATCAAACTGAACCTCCCATCATCACCTATGAACCCCATGCCGACCAAGGCATTGTTGATGACACCTTGTTGTTGCAACAGCACGATCCAAGCCGAGGTTCGCACCAGCAGCGATGTCCAGAATGGCAGCAATACCGCAATCATCAGCAGATTGGCGTAGCGCATGGGCAGCGTCGACAGATAGTACGCAATCGGAAAGCCCAAAACGAAAGTCATGAAGGTAATCGCAAGGCTAAGCGCCAAAGTGCGACCAAAAAGCGAGACATAAATCTGGCGGTTTTCAGGCCGTTTGACGATATTTCCCTCAGCATCATATTCGCGGTCCAGCGCGGCCACATAATATGACGCTGTCAATGGTCGGCCTTCGCGTTTTATGATCCGCCAAAGTTCTGGCTGGCCCCAAAGCCTGTGCGCATCTGTGAATGCTTCCTTATACGGAGCATCAAAATCGGCAACAGCGCGGGAAGTACGCGAAATCGCGCTGCGTGCGGCACTGATTTCATAGTTCAGGCGAATACCCAGCGGGCCAATCTTTTGTTCACGGCGCGGGCGATCAAGGTCGGCAACCATATCGGCATGCAGGGCGGCAAAGACCGGCTCGTCCGGTATGCCTTGCCCGTCCCACTCTTCCAGCGCGTTCAGTGTTTCAGGCAGCGCATTCACGATCTGCGGGTTGTCGACGGATCGCCACATCATCTGAGCGATGGGGAAGGCGAAGAAGATAAGAATAAAGGCAAGCAGTGGTCCGACCAAGGCGAGTGCCGTCAGTTTCCGGCGTCTGTTGGCGCGTTCAAGTGCCCGACGCAGTGGCGTGCCATCCGAAGTCACCAATCTGCCGCGACTGTCCGTCGCCGTGCCTATGGCACCTTCTTCAGATGTCGCATGCTGAATCGCCATGTCTGCGCTCCTTGCAGAGGAATGTGTTCACAAAATTCTTGCCTGTGCTCAGGCTTTCAGGGCGCGCCGAAGCGCGCCCTGAATAGAATGGCTCAGATTACTGAAGCATCCAGTTTGCAAACCGCTCGCGCAGCTCGTCGCCGTAATCGACCCAGAAGTCGTTATCCAGCACGATGGGCGCAAAGTAGTTTTCAGGCGCAGTCGGCATATGCTCGTTCATGTCGATGCCCAGATCGGCATGTTCGCCAACCAGTGCAGCCGAAGAGGCACGCGCCGGACCGTAGGAGATATAGCTCGCCTGATCCGCAAGGCGCTGTGTATCTGTGGCGAAGTACAGATACTCCATCACCAGCTCTTCATTCGGACCATCCGCAGGCACAACCCAGCCGTCCCATTCGACGACCTGACCATCCCAGATAATGGCCGCTTCCATGCCTTCGACTTCGATCGCGTCGAACATCCGGCCGTTATAGCCAGTTGCGAACGCAACTTCACCATCGGCCAGCAGCTGTGGCGCTTGTGCGCCTTCTGTCCAGAAGATGATGTCGTCTTTGATCGTGTCGAGCTTGGCAAAGGCGCGGTCCACACCTTCTGGTGTTGCAAGCACTTCATAGATCTCGTCCGGGTCTACCCCGTCAGCATAAAGCGCCCATTCCAGATTGGTGCCCGGACGGTCCTGCAATGCACGACGGCCTGGGAAGTTCTCGGTGTCGAACAGATCCTCGATCGAGCTTGGCTGCGCATCATCCGGGAACGCGCCCGGACGGAATGTCAGAACGGTCGAGTACACGATCTGTGGAATGAAGCACTCGCCAAGTGACCCTGGCAGGAAGTCTTCGCTTGCAGGTGTGCCATCAGGCGCAGCGGCCAGCATTTCGTCATGGTCGATCTGCAAAATGATGCCTTCGTCACAGGCAAGCTGTGCGTCGGATGGCAGCATGTCGACCAAATCCCAGGTCACATTTCCGGCCTGCGACTGTGCGCGCAAGCTTGCAAGCGCGTTCGCAGAGCCGTCATCATTGATGATGGTGACATGTGGGTTGGCTTCCATGAAGGGCTCATGATACGCGCGCTGTTGGCTTGCGGTATATGCACCGCCCCAGGAAACAATGGTCAACGAGACTGGATCTTGTGCAGCCGCACTCAACGCAATGACGCTGACTGCAGAGCTAAGACCGATCAGTTTCAGTTTGGATGACATAGATAACCTCCTTGGTTAGTTTTCAGTCACAGGCCGTAGCCCGTGCTGTTTTTGACAGTCCCATCCCTCGGACCGTGTGGTACGTCTGCGCATCTGTCACTCTGGACAGTCAAGCGCACGACAGTCTTGCGGCATCCAGCCGATTTCAATCATGCTGCCCGGCTTGTGACGCACCTGATCGGGTGCATTGCGGGTTTTCATGACGAAATTCTCGTTTCCAGCAACTTTCAGGCGTGTGCGGAACACATCACCCATATAAATGAATTCAAGGACTTCGGCCTTGATCGTGTGGGCATCTTCGGCCAGCCGGTCCTTATTGGCCTCGACACGTTCGGGGCGAATGGAAACGCGTGTCCGCTCGCCCACCTTCGAGACATTGATCGGCTTGGCATCAATCAACACGCCGCCGTCCAACTGGACCACGCATGTCTCGCCTTTGATTTCTTTGATCACACCGTCGATCGTGTTGTTTTCGCCGATGAACTGCGCCACGAAGCTGTTGCGCGGTTCTTCATACAGGACATCTGGCGGCGCAAGCTGCTGAATGCGCCCGTCTTCGAATACGGCGACATTGTCCGACATGGTCAAGGCTTCTGTCTGGTCATGCGTAACATAAACCGTAGTAATCCCAAGGTCATGTGCCAAACGCGTAATCTCGAACTGCATGTGTTCGCGCAACTGCTTGTCGAGTGCGCCCAGCGGCTCGTCCATCAAGACCAATTCCGGCTGGAACACCAAGGCGCGAGCAAGGGCGATCCGTTGCTGCTGACCCCCGGACAATTGCGCGGGGCGGCGGTTCACGAATGCCCCCATCTGCACCATGTCCAGCGCGCGCATCACGCTTTTCTCGCGCTCGGACTTGCCCATTCCACGCACTTCAAGCGGAAAGGACAGGTTCTCGCCAACAGTCATATGTGGGAACAGAGCATAGTTCTGAAAGACCATGCCGATCCCGCGTTTATGCGGCGGGACAGAGTTGATGGGCTTGCCATCGAGCAGGATTTCGCCGCTCGTCGCGGTCTCGAACCCTGCCAACATCATCAGGCAGGTGGTCTTGCCGGACCCCGATGGTCCAAGCATGGTCAGGAACTCGCCTTTCGCAACCGAAAGATTTAGATCCTTCACCACAAGGGTTTCCCCGTCGTAGCTCTTCTGGACGCCATCGTATACGACAAATCCGTCGCTCTGCTGTGCTGCGACCACGTTTATCTCCCCGTAAATCGGCGGTATTCCGCTCTCTTCATGGCCTAAGTAAAAACCAAGGAGCATGTGGAATGCAACCGATAACTTTGTTTCGTGTTGTTTCGACCCGTCTTTAGGCGAATGCGCTGATTAGAGCCGCGTTTAAAGTTATTCGTTCGGCAAATTGGCCAAGTGCCGTACATTAAACTTGGCGTGAAACTTTGCAACACATGCGCCAAACGCCCAAGCGTCCGCCTTGCGGCGTCTGTTTCCAGTAACAAATGGGATTGAATGGTGCGGTCGAGAAGACTCGAACTTCCACGGGTGTTACCCCACAGCGACCTCAACGCTGCGCGTCTACCAATTCCGCCACGACCGCACGCGACTTGGTGCGGGCCTGATAGCCCCTCATCCCACCGTTGTGAAGAGGGAAAAACACCCCCCGCATCAAGTTTCTGATCCAGCATGTGCAGCGCGGACCACACCCGGCCCTGATGGACATGGCTGTCATAGACGCTTATTTGAGCGTGAC comes from the Roseinatronobacter monicus genome and includes:
- the tkt gene encoding transketolase translates to MDIAALRDAHPDHWKKATAIRTLAMDAVQAANSGHPGMPMGMADVATVLFERHLKFDSSAPNWADRDRFILSAGHGSMLVYALLYLTGYEDMTLDQIKNFRQWGSITAGHPEYGHVTGVETTTGPLGQGLSNAVGFAMAEEKLRAEYGPKTVDHYTYVIAGDGCLMEGISHEAIGLAGHQRLGRLIVMWDNNDITIDGRVSLSDSTDQRARFAAAGWKVLACDGHDPVDIDRALTEAKGSDRPVLIDCKTIIGFGSPKKSDTSGAHGSPLGDAEIAVTKEIYGWPYGAFEIPDDVLSTWRAIGARGAVARAEWEERFAKLSGTKQAEFTRRMTGQAPKKLEAAIRALKKQISESAPKVATRKSSEMVLEVVNEVMPETIGGSADLTGSNNTKTSSLGIFTAEDRKGRYVYYGIREHGMAAAMNGLALHGGLKPYGGTFLCFTDYARGAMRLSALMGVPVTYVMTHDSIGLGEDGPTHQPVEHLAMLRATPNTHVFRPCDTVETAEAWELALTSARTPSVLALTRQNLPTYRVEHKVKNLTAQGAYVLAEATGKRQAILMATGSEVEIAMDAREILEAEGIGTRVVSFPCWELFEDQPEAYRRKVLPAGPVRVAIEAGIRFGWDRWLFGERGRREKSGFVGMHDFGASAPAPELYKHFGITAQATADKVKSLL
- a CDS encoding ABC transporter permease, encoding MSMPAYYTTKDKIWHYTFRVICYSIFFFLLAPILIMIPLSFNAQPFFTFTREMLTLNPDGYSLRWYRDFLGSESWMRSIRNSFSIGIAATLVSTTLGTLAALGLSRSEMPAKGLIMGILISPMIVPLIISAAGMFFFFSSINIAQTYLGVVLAHAALGTPFVVITVTATLVGFDQSLIRAAANLGASPTRTFFKITMPLILPGVVSGALFAFITSFDEIVVVLFVAGVEQRTIPREMWSGIREDISPTILAVATILVMISIALLTVVELLRRRGERLRGVTPH
- a CDS encoding ABC transporter permease, with the protein product MAIQHATSEEGAIGTATDSRGRLVTSDGTPLRRALERANRRRKLTALALVGPLLAFILIFFAFPIAQMMWRSVDNPQIVNALPETLNALEEWDGQGIPDEPVFAALHADMVADLDRPRREQKIGPLGIRLNYEISAARSAISRTSRAVADFDAPYKEAFTDAHRLWGQPELWRIIKREGRPLTASYYVAALDREYDAEGNIVKRPENRQIYVSLFGRTLALSLAITFMTFVLGFPIAYYLSTLPMRYANLLMIAVLLPFWTSLLVRTSAWIVLLQQQGVINNALVGMGFIGDDGRFSLIYNQTGTIIAMTHILLPFMVLPLYSVMRTIPPSYMRAAKSLGARPWTAFRRVYFPQTLPGIGAGGVLVFIISIGYYITPALVGGQSGRMISNEIARHIQQSLNWGLAAALGSMLLVGVLILYWLFNRLVGTDSLKFG
- a CDS encoding ABC transporter substrate-binding protein, whose protein sequence is MSSKLKLIGLSSAVSVIALSAAAQDPVSLTIVSWGGAYTASQQRAYHEPFMEANPHVTIINDDGSANALASLRAQSQAGNVTWDLVDMLPSDAQLACDEGIILQIDHDEMLAAAPDGTPASEDFLPGSLGECFIPQIVYSTVLTFRPGAFPDDAQPSSIEDLFDTENFPGRRALQDRPGTNLEWALYADGVDPDEIYEVLATPEGVDRAFAKLDTIKDDIIFWTEGAQAPQLLADGEVAFATGYNGRMFDAIEVEGMEAAIIWDGQVVEWDGWVVPADGPNEELVMEYLYFATDTQRLADQASYISYGPARASSAALVGEHADLGIDMNEHMPTAPENYFAPIVLDNDFWVDYGDELRERFANWMLQ
- a CDS encoding ABC transporter ATP-binding protein encodes the protein MVAAQQSDGFVVYDGVQKSYDGETLVVKDLNLSVAKGEFLTMLGPSGSGKTTCLMMLAGFETATSGEILLDGKPINSVPPHKRGIGMVFQNYALFPHMTVGENLSFPLEVRGMGKSEREKSVMRALDMVQMGAFVNRRPAQLSGGQQQRIALARALVFQPELVLMDEPLGALDKQLREHMQFEITRLAHDLGITTVYVTHDQTEALTMSDNVAVFEDGRIQQLAPPDVLYEEPRNSFVAQFIGENNTIDGVIKEIKGETCVVQLDGGVLIDAKPINVSKVGERTRVSIRPERVEANKDRLAEDAHTIKAEVLEFIYMGDVFRTRLKVAGNENFVMKTRNAPDQVRHKPGSMIEIGWMPQDCRALDCPE